The following are encoded in a window of Algiphilus aromaticivorans DG1253 genomic DNA:
- a CDS encoding SMP-30/gluconolactonase/LRE family protein produces the protein MKLRILLPLLLAAVVLYLLAWPVPIDPAAWEPPEAPSTTEGVHAANSHLAVAERIAEGVGNGPEAVAIDDQGRLVTGFVDGRVMRFDADGSNGELLANTGGRPLGLEALSDGSVIVADAVEGLMRISDGYAYTLSVSAEGTPYRFVDDVVVDAEERMAYFTDASSRFGVHEVMADAFEHRPHGRVLAYDLETDEVRVLAEDLYFANGITLGPDEEYLVFTETTRYRVQKLWLEGERAGETEVLIDNLPGFPDNITFNGEDRFWLAIYSPRDPSLDALLERPFLRKVAYRLPEFLQPGPSRHAYVLALNPEGEVLADLQHVGEDAYAPITSAIEHEGTLYLGSLSAPAIGRVALEALPLGEEDEADDADDIDGADDADGVVEESASD, from the coding sequence ATGAAGCTGCGCATTCTGCTGCCGCTGCTGCTGGCGGCTGTTGTTCTGTACCTGCTGGCCTGGCCCGTGCCCATTGATCCGGCGGCCTGGGAGCCGCCCGAGGCGCCTTCGACCACCGAGGGTGTGCACGCGGCCAACAGCCATCTCGCAGTGGCGGAGCGCATCGCCGAGGGCGTTGGCAATGGTCCGGAGGCCGTCGCCATCGATGACCAGGGTCGACTTGTCACCGGTTTTGTAGACGGCCGCGTCATGCGCTTCGATGCCGACGGCAGCAACGGCGAGCTGCTGGCGAATACCGGAGGCCGTCCGCTGGGACTTGAAGCGCTGTCGGACGGCTCGGTCATCGTCGCGGACGCCGTGGAGGGCCTGATGCGCATCTCCGACGGCTATGCCTACACCTTGTCGGTGTCGGCCGAGGGCACCCCCTATCGCTTCGTCGACGATGTGGTGGTCGACGCCGAGGAACGCATGGCCTATTTCACCGACGCCTCCTCGCGTTTCGGGGTGCACGAGGTCATGGCCGATGCCTTCGAGCACCGCCCCCATGGTCGCGTGCTGGCCTACGACCTGGAGACCGACGAGGTGCGCGTGCTGGCCGAGGACCTTTACTTCGCCAACGGCATCACGCTCGGCCCGGACGAGGAATACCTCGTCTTCACCGAGACCACGCGCTACCGCGTGCAGAAACTGTGGCTGGAAGGCGAGCGCGCCGGCGAGACCGAGGTGCTCATCGACAACCTGCCCGGCTTCCCGGACAACATCACCTTCAACGGTGAGGACCGCTTCTGGTTGGCGATCTATTCGCCGCGCGACCCGTCGCTCGACGCGCTGCTGGAGCGCCCCTTCCTGCGCAAGGTTGCCTATCGGCTGCCCGAGTTCCTGCAACCGGGGCCGAGCCGCCACGCCTACGTGCTGGCGCTGAATCCCGAAGGCGAGGTGCTCGCTGATCTTCAGCACGTCGGCGAGGACGCCTATGCGCCCATTACCAGCGCCATCGAGCACGAAGGCACGCTCTATCTCGGCTCGCTGAGCGCGCCGGCCATCGGCCGCGTCGCCCTGGAGGCATTACCGCTCGGTGAGGAAGATGAAGCCGACGACGCTGACGATATCGACGGTGCTGATGATGCCGATGGCGTCGTCGAGGAGAGCGCCTCGGATTAG
- a CDS encoding transporter substrate-binding domain-containing protein, translating into MSGSRAGIGFAAAAMLAALPHLVFAGDAPLRVGVYHNPPKIQLAEGEPPTGFWPELTRVIAAAEGRSVEWVSGDWNTLLSELASSDIDVLVDVAVTEQRRERIVFGEETVHVSWSRVYAAPGVDIEVIPDLRGRRVGVLEGSVNVDGAEGIRTLLDRFDIPANFVAVPSYEAVFAALARGDVDAGVVNRDFGNHMRAQFDVVATPILLQPAELRYAFSPQAARSAEPSAGFDRRLAALKADPDSEYHALLQRWLGMDARDAERPLPDWARWALLGLLLTALLLAAGL; encoded by the coding sequence ATGAGCGGCAGCAGGGCCGGCATCGGTTTCGCCGCGGCAGCAATGCTGGCGGCGCTCCCTCACCTCGTCTTTGCCGGGGATGCGCCGCTCCGTGTCGGCGTCTATCACAACCCACCCAAGATCCAGCTCGCGGAGGGCGAGCCGCCGACCGGCTTCTGGCCGGAGCTGACGCGCGTCATTGCCGCTGCGGAGGGCCGCTCCGTCGAATGGGTGTCGGGCGACTGGAACACATTGCTGTCCGAGCTTGCTTCGAGTGACATAGATGTCCTTGTCGACGTGGCAGTCACCGAGCAAAGGCGCGAGCGGATCGTCTTCGGCGAGGAGACCGTCCATGTCAGCTGGTCGCGCGTCTACGCCGCGCCGGGCGTCGATATCGAGGTGATCCCCGATCTGCGCGGCCGGCGCGTGGGCGTGCTCGAGGGCAGCGTCAACGTCGACGGAGCCGAGGGCATCCGCACGCTGCTCGATCGCTTCGACATCCCGGCCAACTTCGTCGCTGTGCCCAGCTACGAGGCCGTCTTTGCCGCGCTGGCCAGGGGGGACGTCGACGCCGGTGTCGTCAATCGCGACTTCGGCAACCACATGCGGGCGCAGTTCGACGTCGTGGCTACTCCCATCCTGCTGCAGCCCGCCGAACTGCGCTATGCCTTCAGCCCGCAGGCCGCGCGAAGCGCTGAGCCAAGCGCCGGCTTCGACCGGCGGCTCGCCGCCCTCAAGGCAGATCCGGATTCCGAGTATCACGCGCTGCTGCAGCGATGGCTGGGTATGGACGCCCGCGACGCTGAACGCCCTCTGCCCGACTGGGCCCGGTGGGCGCTACTCGGCCTGCTGCTCACCGCGCTGCTGCTCGCCGCCGGGCTCTAG
- a CDS encoding MBL fold metallo-hydrolase gives MTRLALLLPALLLGACLAPRWDAEPDAHFDGRQFRNPGAPFDVGFTDLLRFYATREPGEWRRNMAIAPGPPPPQRVGEGELRLTFINHATVLVQADGGNLLTDPIWSERASPVSWAGPKRYRPPGIAFEDLPPIDVVMISHNHYDHLDLPTLQRLQAAFDPLFVVPAGDDVVLRHYGITRVMALDWWHSAKLPGGCALTAVPVKHWSGRRLLPSGRNLSLWAGYVIGTRGGPVYFAGDTGYGDHFVATRERFGPMRAALLPIGAYEPRWLTAYQHMAPVEAVQAHKDLLARFSLGIHYGVFEMADDGMHEPAAALIAAARAALPDPTRFPPAAEGQHYEIEPLKEPASCPSPVPS, from the coding sequence ATGACGCGCCTGGCGCTGCTGCTGCCGGCGTTGCTGCTGGGCGCCTGCCTGGCGCCGCGCTGGGACGCCGAGCCGGATGCGCACTTCGACGGCCGCCAGTTCCGTAATCCGGGAGCACCCTTCGATGTCGGCTTCACGGATCTGCTCCGCTTCTACGCCACGCGCGAGCCCGGAGAATGGCGCCGCAACATGGCCATCGCCCCGGGCCCGCCGCCGCCACAACGGGTGGGCGAGGGCGAGTTGCGGCTGACCTTCATTAACCATGCCACTGTGCTAGTGCAGGCTGACGGGGGGAATCTGCTCACCGATCCGATCTGGTCCGAGCGTGCCAGCCCGGTTTCCTGGGCTGGGCCGAAGCGCTACCGGCCGCCGGGCATCGCCTTCGAGGACCTGCCGCCCATAGACGTGGTGATGATCAGCCACAATCACTACGATCATCTGGACCTGCCCACGTTGCAGCGTCTGCAGGCGGCCTTCGATCCGCTTTTCGTAGTGCCGGCCGGCGACGATGTCGTGCTGCGTCACTATGGCATCACGCGCGTGATGGCCCTCGACTGGTGGCACTCCGCGAAGCTGCCCGGTGGCTGCGCGTTGACGGCCGTGCCGGTCAAGCACTGGTCCGGCCGCCGCCTGCTGCCCTCGGGCCGCAACCTGAGTCTGTGGGCCGGGTATGTCATCGGCACGCGCGGCGGCCCCGTCTATTTCGCCGGCGACACGGGTTACGGTGATCACTTCGTGGCCACGCGCGAGCGCTTCGGCCCGATGCGTGCGGCGCTGCTGCCCATCGGCGCCTACGAGCCGCGCTGGCTGACGGCCTATCAGCACATGGCGCCGGTCGAGGCGGTGCAGGCGCACAAGGACCTTCTGGCGCGGTTCAGCCTCGGCATCCATTATGGTGTCTTCGAGATGGCCGACGACGGCATGCACGAGCCGGCCGCCGCACTCATCGCTGCGGCTCGCGCTGCGCTGCCGGATCCGACCCGCTTTCCGCCCGCCGCCGAAGGGCAGCACTACGAGATTGAACCGCTCAAGGAGCCCGCCTCATGTCCCTCACCCGTTCCCTCCTGA
- a CDS encoding Smr/MutS family protein → MAKLVVDLHPVARDGSAIDAELARALDEAEAKRIRTVEIIPGKGSGQLKKRVLRYLDRPDIKRRYHRLEKDSRNWGRLFLHFRF, encoded by the coding sequence ATGGCCAAGCTCGTCGTCGATCTGCATCCCGTCGCCCGCGACGGCAGCGCGATTGATGCCGAGCTGGCGCGGGCGCTGGATGAGGCCGAAGCCAAGCGTATCCGCACGGTGGAGATCATCCCCGGCAAGGGTAGCGGTCAGCTGAAGAAGCGCGTTCTGCGCTATCTGGACCGGCCCGACATCAAGCGCCGTTACCACCGGCTGGAGAAGGACAGCCGCAACTGGGGGCGGCTGTTTCTCCATTTCCGTTTCTAG
- a CDS encoding EAL domain-containing protein encodes MGARTRKLAKQEHALRRHDQMLATSQRLAHIGSWEVDPATLRMIWTEETFRITGLAPEDGAPDVERFFEMVEPDDLPMMREALDSLLAGGPSRDFVFRLRRPDGTLRYVQERAESEQDHHGHVRLLYGAVQDITEWRQLDEHVSAFQELLEGSEDLCGVCDNEFRCIWVNTAYCHWVGRKREDIQGRLLAEIIGAEDFEQRIRPALERCLNGRSQRLETLRRDSEGHYRPILARYYPILDAEGKVTRIGAVITDISEFREAESTAQSQAQLINMAGRIARLGAWSVELDPPNIRPLWSDVMAEIHGMPPGYSPTRKEAEGFFAPEYRRRILALYAACIRRGTAFDEEFQILTAEGERVWVRAVGEPVRDDGGSIVRLQGALQDISARKQAEDEAAQLEKNLRQTIASITDAFFTLDRDWRFIFANPAAEKISGRRSEDVIGQTLWDTFPEVIGTVWETAYRRAMDERVTVQIEDYYEPFGKWLSFRAYPTHEGLAVYLLDVTGRNELIQKLRNREAELSSSRDHLSALLDSRRALINSLPAHIALIDHEGVIVDVNEQWRRFAQDNAFQGEDFGVGANYLRICETSEGDCADEADAVAKGLREVLSGARASFAMEYPCHSPEQFRWFRVTMNRLVPGEPGSIEHGAVVMHIDITERKLAERKLERMAFEDSLTGLPTRNGFVRALEARISDAGWPAEALLVAVNIRGMRDINDALGFEAGDRVLASLGERLQGQPPSDHIAGRTGGDEFVLFLQPAAGDDLEALLERLADSLSRPLPLDEMDIDVGTRLGYTELGTEPRPVASLLREAELALAQHRDAAEMRWIAYSHALDTADTQRIDLTRELRIALKEAQFELHFQPKVMLDSGRIHSCEALLRWNHPRHGMILPGRFIGIAEKSQLIGPIGDWILRESCRQLRQWLDAGVEPVRVAVNVSLVQFMTADLPEKIRALLKEFALPGKLLALEITESVFARESDNLKTQIKALHDIGVRLSLDDFGTGYSSLLYLQKYPFDEIKIDRGFVMKLLDDSYSHDIVRTVLELARAFGADVVAEGIESIEISDVLQELDCHIGQGRYFSYPLPGDELQPLLAERPTFPLPAERTRITM; translated from the coding sequence GTGGGCGCACGCACCCGCAAGCTCGCCAAGCAAGAGCACGCGCTGCGGCGACACGACCAGATGCTCGCCACCTCGCAGCGCCTCGCACATATCGGCAGCTGGGAGGTGGACCCAGCAACGCTGCGCATGATCTGGACGGAGGAAACCTTCCGGATAACCGGCCTGGCACCAGAGGACGGCGCGCCCGACGTGGAGCGATTCTTCGAGATGGTCGAGCCCGACGACCTGCCGATGATGCGCGAGGCCCTGGACAGTCTTCTTGCCGGAGGCCCCAGCCGCGACTTCGTTTTCCGCTTGCGGCGACCGGACGGCACGCTCCGCTATGTCCAGGAGCGCGCCGAATCCGAGCAAGACCATCACGGCCATGTGCGCCTTCTGTACGGCGCCGTTCAGGATATTACCGAGTGGCGACAACTCGATGAGCATGTGAGCGCCTTCCAGGAGTTGCTGGAGGGCAGCGAAGACCTCTGCGGCGTCTGCGACAACGAATTCCGCTGCATCTGGGTGAATACCGCCTACTGCCATTGGGTGGGCCGCAAACGCGAGGACATCCAGGGAAGGCTGCTCGCCGAGATCATCGGCGCCGAGGATTTCGAGCAGAGAATCCGCCCCGCCCTCGAGCGCTGCCTGAACGGCAGATCACAACGCCTAGAAACCCTGCGCCGCGACAGCGAGGGCCATTACCGCCCAATCCTCGCGCGCTATTACCCGATCCTTGACGCCGAGGGCAAGGTCACGCGCATTGGCGCAGTCATCACCGACATCAGCGAATTCAGGGAAGCTGAGAGCACGGCGCAATCGCAGGCCCAACTCATCAATATGGCGGGGCGCATCGCGCGGTTGGGCGCCTGGTCGGTGGAACTGGATCCGCCCAACATCCGGCCGCTCTGGTCCGACGTCATGGCCGAGATCCACGGCATGCCGCCGGGCTATTCACCGACACGGAAAGAGGCGGAGGGCTTCTTCGCGCCCGAGTACCGCAGGCGCATCCTTGCCCTCTATGCTGCCTGCATCCGGCGCGGGACCGCCTTCGACGAGGAGTTCCAGATACTCACCGCCGAAGGCGAGCGCGTCTGGGTGCGGGCCGTGGGCGAGCCGGTGCGCGACGACGGCGGCAGCATCGTCCGCCTGCAGGGCGCGCTGCAGGACATCTCGGCGCGCAAGCAAGCCGAAGACGAGGCCGCCCAGCTCGAGAAGAATCTGCGCCAGACCATTGCCAGCATCACCGACGCCTTCTTCACGCTGGACCGGGACTGGCGATTCATCTTCGCCAACCCCGCCGCCGAGAAGATATCCGGACGCCGGAGCGAGGACGTCATCGGCCAGACGCTCTGGGATACCTTCCCGGAAGTAATCGGCACCGTCTGGGAGACTGCCTACCGGCGCGCCATGGACGAGCGCGTGACGGTCCAGATCGAGGACTACTACGAGCCCTTCGGCAAATGGCTGAGCTTCCGCGCCTACCCGACCCACGAGGGACTCGCGGTCTATCTGCTTGATGTGACCGGGCGCAACGAGTTGATCCAGAAGCTGCGCAACCGGGAGGCGGAGCTCAGCAGCTCGCGCGACCATCTGAGCGCACTGCTCGACTCGCGGCGGGCACTGATCAATTCGTTGCCGGCACATATCGCGCTCATCGACCACGAGGGCGTCATCGTCGATGTCAACGAGCAGTGGCGACGCTTCGCACAGGACAACGCCTTCCAGGGTGAAGATTTCGGCGTCGGCGCGAACTACCTGCGCATCTGCGAGACCTCCGAGGGCGACTGTGCCGACGAGGCCGACGCAGTGGCCAAAGGCCTTCGCGAGGTCCTGAGCGGCGCACGCGCCAGCTTCGCCATGGAATACCCCTGCCACTCACCGGAGCAATTCCGCTGGTTCCGGGTGACGATGAACCGGCTGGTGCCCGGCGAGCCGGGCAGCATCGAGCACGGCGCCGTGGTCATGCACATCGACATCACCGAGCGCAAGCTGGCCGAGCGCAAGCTGGAGCGCATGGCCTTCGAGGATAGCCTCACCGGCCTGCCTACCCGCAACGGCTTCGTCCGCGCTCTGGAAGCGCGCATCAGCGATGCCGGCTGGCCGGCGGAAGCACTGCTCGTAGCAGTAAATATCCGCGGCATGCGCGACATCAACGACGCCCTCGGCTTCGAGGCCGGTGACCGCGTACTCGCCAGTCTTGGCGAGCGACTGCAAGGGCAGCCCCCATCCGACCATATTGCCGGACGCACCGGCGGCGACGAGTTCGTGCTCTTCCTGCAACCCGCCGCAGGAGACGATCTTGAAGCGCTGCTGGAGCGCCTGGCTGATAGCCTTTCCCGCCCGCTGCCCCTCGACGAGATGGATATCGACGTCGGCACGCGCCTCGGTTATACCGAGCTGGGCACCGAGCCACGCCCCGTCGCTTCCCTGCTGCGGGAGGCCGAGCTGGCGCTGGCCCAGCACCGTGACGCCGCCGAGATGCGCTGGATCGCCTACAGCCACGCCCTGGACACCGCGGACACCCAGCGCATCGATCTGACTCGCGAGCTGCGCATTGCGCTCAAGGAGGCGCAATTCGAGCTGCACTTCCAGCCCAAAGTCATGCTGGATAGCGGCCGGATCCACAGCTGCGAAGCACTGCTGCGCTGGAATCATCCGCGCCATGGAATGATTCTGCCCGGCCGCTTCATCGGCATCGCTGAGAAGAGTCAGCTCATCGGTCCCATCGGCGACTGGATCCTGCGCGAGAGCTGCCGGCAGCTGCGTCAGTGGCTCGACGCCGGCGTCGAACCCGTGCGCGTGGCGGTGAACGTCTCGCTGGTGCAGTTCATGACGGCGGATCTGCCGGAGAAGATCCGTGCGCTGCTGAAGGAATTCGCGCTACCCGGCAAGCTGCTGGCGCTGGAGATCACCGAGAGCGTCTTCGCGCGAGAATCCGACAACCTCAAGACTCAGATCAAGGCCCTGCACGACATCGGCGTGCGCCTGTCGCTGGACGACTTCGGCACCGGCTACTCCTCACTGCTCTACCTGCAGAAATATCCCTTCGACGAGATCAAGATCGACCGTGGCTTCGTCATGAAGCTCCTCGACGACAGCTACAGCCACGACATCGTACGCACGGTACTGGAGCTGGCTCGTGCCTTCGGCGCCGACGTCGTCGCCGAGGGCATCGAATCCATCGAGATCAGCGATGTGCTGCAAGAACTCGACTGCCACATTGGCCAGGGCCGCTACTTCAGCTACCCACTTCCTGGCGACGAGCTCCAGCCGCTGCTGGCCGAGCGCCCCACCTTTCCGCTACCGGCCGAGCGTACGCGCATTACGATGTAG
- a CDS encoding AMP-binding protein, producing the protein MSQQKNPLEMLFHWESTQPDTPWLFQSHNGEWQPMTWGQAADQVRRMATALQALGLQKGDKVAITGRNTAHWFLADLAIAMADMVSVGLYPKQAAAHTTYILEHSECKALFLGPMEDMQNFLGAVPESIRMIALPYAEVPAQELSWDALITEHEPKQDFRAPEEDEVMTLVYTSGTTGNPKGVMTTFGNMMFAARGLMEALPPQGQERFFSYLPLAHAFERGAVEMTSIQFGAQVYFLEDINKLAVQLAEVAPTRFFGVPLVYGRIQAGVLHKLPQKKLDRLLSIPIVRGFIRKKILTAMGLQNARMCFAGAAPTPKSLLEWFDKLGVPLYQGYGMTENSIYATTNRPGANRIGSVGKTMPRAEMKLSEEGEILFKHPGVMKGYYKEPEKTAETFTEDGWLKTGDKGYVDGDGYLYITGRVKDIFKTAKGKYVAPSPIEGAMSRNTFIDQLCLVGMNLKQPVMLLTLQADARDKSPEEVGNSLVETMQAVNAELEAHEAIAKLVIVDDEWSIDNGLMTPTMKVKRSQIEDRYADLIETAAADRGRKVVWEAEAKAA; encoded by the coding sequence ATGAGCCAGCAAAAGAACCCACTGGAAATGCTGTTCCACTGGGAGTCGACCCAGCCCGACACGCCCTGGCTATTCCAGTCGCATAACGGCGAATGGCAGCCGATGACCTGGGGCCAGGCGGCAGATCAGGTGCGGCGCATGGCCACGGCGCTGCAGGCACTGGGCCTGCAGAAGGGCGACAAGGTCGCCATCACCGGCCGCAACACCGCGCACTGGTTCCTCGCCGACCTGGCCATCGCCATGGCGGACATGGTCTCGGTCGGGCTTTACCCGAAGCAGGCCGCCGCGCATACCACCTACATCCTCGAGCACAGCGAGTGCAAGGCACTCTTTCTCGGACCGATGGAGGACATGCAGAACTTTCTCGGCGCCGTGCCGGAAAGCATCCGCATGATCGCCCTGCCTTACGCCGAGGTACCAGCGCAGGAGCTGTCCTGGGATGCCCTCATTACCGAACACGAGCCCAAGCAGGACTTCCGCGCTCCCGAGGAGGACGAGGTGATGACGCTGGTCTACACCTCGGGCACGACGGGCAACCCCAAGGGCGTGATGACAACCTTCGGCAACATGATGTTCGCCGCGCGCGGCCTGATGGAAGCACTGCCGCCGCAGGGCCAGGAGCGCTTTTTCTCCTACCTGCCGCTGGCGCACGCCTTCGAGCGCGGCGCCGTGGAGATGACGAGTATCCAGTTCGGTGCGCAGGTCTATTTCCTGGAGGACATCAACAAGCTGGCCGTGCAGCTCGCCGAGGTCGCGCCGACCCGCTTCTTCGGCGTGCCGCTGGTCTACGGTCGCATCCAGGCAGGCGTGCTGCACAAGCTGCCGCAGAAGAAGCTCGACCGGCTGCTGTCCATTCCGATCGTGCGCGGTTTCATCCGCAAGAAGATCCTGACCGCCATGGGCCTGCAGAACGCGCGCATGTGCTTCGCCGGCGCCGCGCCCACACCCAAGTCGCTGCTCGAATGGTTCGACAAGCTCGGCGTGCCGCTCTATCAAGGCTACGGCATGACCGAGAACAGCATCTACGCCACCACCAACCGGCCGGGCGCCAACCGCATCGGCTCGGTCGGCAAAACCATGCCGCGCGCCGAGATGAAGCTGTCAGAAGAAGGCGAGATCCTCTTCAAGCACCCGGGCGTCATGAAGGGTTACTACAAGGAGCCCGAGAAGACTGCCGAGACCTTCACGGAGGACGGCTGGCTGAAGACCGGCGACAAGGGCTACGTCGACGGCGACGGCTACCTCTACATCACCGGCCGCGTCAAGGACATCTTCAAGACCGCCAAGGGCAAGTACGTCGCCCCCAGCCCCATCGAGGGCGCGATGTCGCGCAATACCTTCATCGATCAGCTCTGCCTGGTCGGCATGAACCTGAAGCAGCCTGTCATGCTGCTGACGCTGCAGGCGGATGCACGCGACAAGTCGCCCGAGGAGGTCGGCAACTCGCTGGTGGAGACCATGCAAGCGGTCAATGCCGAGCTCGAGGCGCACGAGGCCATCGCCAAGCTGGTGATCGTCGACGATGAATGGAGCATCGACAACGGCCTGATGACGCCCACCATGAAGGTCAAGCGCTCACAGATCGAAGACCGTTACGCCGACCTCATCGAGACGGCGGCAGCCGACCGCGGTCGCAAGGTGGTCTGGGAGGCCGAGGCCAAGGCCGCCTGA
- a CDS encoding SAM-dependent methyltransferase: MDLIEACERGWIPDSLSRAGMRRLIGRRLVDEANTDGETRAERLQAFIEGLRASPIAIHTADANAQHYEVPAGFFHQHLGPRLKYSCCLYPTGGESLAEAEEAMLRLYAERAGVADGQRILDLGCGWGSLGLWLAENYPSAQVVGLSNSHGQREWIMAQAAQRGLDNLQIVTGDITNFDFPADGLEAGFDRILSIEMFEHMKNYGALLARLAGWLRDADSRLFVHIFAHKLLAYHFEDKSKDDWMTRYFFSGGTMPSENLLLHFQDDMKILRQWWVDGRHYERTANHWLAGMDANRDALLATFRDSDYRAEPEVWFQRWRMFYMAVAELFGYDKGQEWGVAHYLFAPRR, from the coding sequence ATGGACCTGATAGAAGCCTGCGAACGCGGTTGGATCCCCGACTCCCTGTCCCGTGCCGGCATGCGCCGGCTCATCGGCCGACGCCTGGTCGATGAGGCCAATACTGACGGTGAGACGCGCGCGGAGCGTCTGCAGGCCTTCATCGAGGGCCTGCGTGCCTCGCCGATCGCCATCCATACCGCCGACGCCAACGCCCAGCATTACGAAGTGCCGGCGGGCTTCTTTCACCAGCACCTCGGGCCGCGGTTGAAGTATTCCTGCTGTCTCTATCCAACCGGCGGCGAGTCGCTGGCCGAGGCCGAGGAGGCGATGTTGCGTCTCTATGCCGAGCGCGCCGGTGTGGCCGACGGCCAGCGGATTCTCGATCTGGGCTGTGGCTGGGGCTCGCTCGGACTGTGGCTGGCCGAGAACTATCCGTCGGCCCAGGTCGTGGGGCTGTCGAACTCGCACGGCCAGCGCGAGTGGATCATGGCGCAGGCCGCTCAGCGCGGGCTGGACAATCTGCAGATCGTCACCGGCGACATCACCAACTTCGATTTCCCGGCCGATGGGCTGGAAGCGGGCTTCGACCGCATTCTCTCCATCGAGATGTTCGAGCACATGAAGAATTACGGCGCGCTGCTGGCCAGGCTGGCGGGCTGGCTGCGTGACGCTGACAGTCGGCTCTTCGTGCACATCTTCGCGCACAAGCTGCTCGCCTATCACTTCGAGGACAAGTCGAAGGATGACTGGATGACGCGCTACTTCTTCAGTGGCGGCACCATGCCCTCGGAGAACCTGCTGCTGCATTTCCAGGACGATATGAAGATCCTGCGCCAGTGGTGGGTCGACGGCCGCCACTACGAGCGCACCGCCAATCACTGGCTGGCGGGCATGGATGCCAACCGCGACGCTCTCCTCGCCACCTTTCGCGATTCCGACTACCGGGCCGAGCCGGAGGTCTGGTTCCAGCGCTGGCGCATGTTCTACATGGCCGTCGCCGAGCTTTTCGGCTACGACAAGGGCCAGGAATGGGGCGTGGCGCACTATCTCTTCGCGCCGCGCCGATAG